In a single window of the Candidatus Zixiibacteriota bacterium genome:
- a CDS encoding MmgE/PrpD family protein, with translation MAEVQTVAERLAKFVCDLDFRRLPSEVVRRAKEHVLDQLGCQLLGSTVPWNRPVYEFVRRYKPGGPATIIGHGDRVPPDDAALVNGTFGQGCELDDYYDQGGGHPGAASVAVAMALAEVAGFPGRDFITAIVGGYEIGWRVGRGLLPGMMRRGYHSQGVVGVFIAAATAGKILRLDASSMSHALAIAGSHAGGTMEYDQTGGEVKRLHSGMACCGGMRSAALAGMGLTGPRSIFEGERGILKVFGDQERTEVITDRLGDEFAVTHAAIKRFPVNASQHSPIEALSKLIEEHSIRPEQVECIRVHLNEGVILHGGSIYEPNEVIQAQFSLRFSLALRLLKGNNNLEHYLNPRLWHDQAILAIGRKIELVADPTATGKRRFACTMRISLKGGRTVESSIVLPKGTLENPFSTEEVRRKFLQLGAGAVDSEKLEKIVEFVDTIEAAKNVGALASLLVREAPGV, from the coding sequence GTGGCGGAAGTGCAAACGGTCGCCGAACGGCTCGCCAAATTTGTCTGTGATCTGGACTTCCGCCGGCTGCCGTCGGAAGTCGTTAGGCGCGCAAAAGAACACGTTCTCGATCAGCTCGGTTGCCAGTTGCTCGGCTCCACGGTTCCGTGGAACCGGCCCGTTTACGAGTTCGTGAGACGGTACAAGCCGGGCGGCCCTGCCACCATCATAGGTCACGGCGACCGGGTTCCCCCAGACGACGCCGCTCTCGTCAACGGAACGTTCGGGCAGGGATGCGAACTCGACGACTACTACGACCAAGGCGGGGGACATCCTGGCGCCGCCAGCGTTGCGGTGGCGATGGCTTTGGCGGAAGTCGCCGGGTTTCCAGGGCGCGATTTCATCACCGCAATCGTAGGCGGCTACGAAATCGGTTGGCGCGTGGGGCGGGGACTGCTACCGGGCATGATGCGCCGAGGCTATCACTCGCAGGGAGTCGTGGGCGTTTTCATCGCCGCCGCAACCGCGGGAAAAATCCTGCGGCTTGACGCGAGCTCAATGAGCCACGCGCTCGCGATCGCAGGAAGCCACGCCGGCGGAACCATGGAGTACGACCAGACCGGAGGCGAAGTCAAGCGTTTGCATTCGGGCATGGCCTGTTGCGGCGGCATGCGCTCTGCGGCGCTCGCCGGCATGGGATTGACCGGCCCGAGGTCGATATTCGAAGGCGAACGAGGCATTCTCAAGGTCTTCGGCGATCAGGAGCGGACCGAAGTGATCACGGATCGCCTCGGCGACGAGTTCGCGGTCACGCACGCCGCCATCAAGCGGTTCCCCGTCAACGCCAGCCAGCACTCGCCGATCGAGGCCCTCTCGAAGCTCATCGAGGAGCACTCCATTCGGCCGGAACAGGTCGAATGCATCCGTGTCCATTTGAACGAAGGAGTGATCCTGCACGGCGGATCCATTTACGAGCCCAACGAGGTTATCCAAGCACAGTTCAGCCTGCGCTTTTCCCTCGCCCTGAGACTATTGAAGGGCAACAACAACCTGGAGCACTACCTCAACCCCCGGCTGTGGCATGATCAGGCCATCCTTGCGATCGGCAGAAAAATAGAGCTGGTCGCCGATCCCACCGCCACCGGCAAACGGAGATTTGCTTGTACCATGAGGATCTCGCTCAAGGGAGGACGAACCGTCGAGTCGTCGATAGTGCTGCCGAAGGGGACGCTGGAGAACCCGTTCTCGACCGAAGAAGTCAGAAGGAAATTTTTGCAACTGGGTGCTGGCGCCGTCGATTCGGAGAAGCTCGAGAAAATCGTCGAGTTCGTCGACACGATCGAGGCCGCGAAAAACGTCGGAGCTCTCGCTTCTCTGCTGGTTCGGGAAGCGCCCGGTGTGTGA
- a CDS encoding IclR family transcriptional regulator: protein MERLSTGARTLEKALDLLFSFDAATREQSLMQISRRFGFPPSTTRRLLKVMISRRLIEQDERTQLYRLGFGVMYLASLVRDGLDIRKIALPIMERLMSETGENIGLHELRDGKRVCVEKVESREVLRDTILIGDQFPAHCGATGKALLAFAPEEELQAYLKSRPLEALTPRTITDPKKLLVELAKVRRAGFAFSCGERVMDGLCAISAPIFESDGRVRYTLTITLTPFRLRAKGRERLVLAVRRAADEISRLLAASPTGRTALNTGGRAGRQPAHRAARG, encoded by the coding sequence ATGGAAAGACTGAGCACGGGCGCGCGGACGCTCGAAAAAGCGCTGGATCTGCTCTTTTCGTTCGATGCTGCAACACGGGAGCAATCCCTGATGCAGATCAGCCGGCGATTCGGCTTTCCGCCGAGCACGACCCGCAGGCTGCTGAAGGTCATGATATCGCGCCGCCTGATCGAGCAGGACGAGAGGACCCAGCTCTACCGGCTGGGTTTTGGTGTCATGTATCTCGCCTCCTTGGTGCGGGATGGTCTCGACATTCGAAAGATTGCCCTGCCGATCATGGAGCGGTTGATGAGCGAAACCGGAGAAAATATCGGATTGCACGAGCTGCGCGATGGCAAGCGTGTGTGCGTGGAAAAGGTCGAAAGCCGTGAAGTTCTGCGTGACACGATCCTCATAGGCGATCAGTTTCCGGCTCACTGCGGGGCCACGGGAAAGGCGTTGCTCGCCTTTGCGCCCGAAGAAGAGCTGCAAGCGTATCTCAAGTCGCGCCCGCTGGAGGCATTGACGCCGCGAACGATCACCGATCCGAAAAAGCTCCTCGTGGAGCTGGCGAAGGTAAGGCGGGCGGGCTTCGCGTTCAGCTGCGGCGAGCGCGTCATGGACGGCCTGTGCGCGATCAGCGCGCCGATCTTTGAGAGCGACGGACGAGTTCGTTATACGTTGACAATTACGCTCACGCCGTTTCGGCTTCGCGCGAAGGGACGCGAGCGCTTAGTCCTGGCAGTGCGCCGGGCGGCCGACGAGATTTCACGACTCCTCGCGGCATCGCCGACCGGCAGGACCGCGCTCAACACGGGAGGCCGCGCTGGGCGGCAGCCAGCGCACCGGGCGGCGAGAGGTTGA
- a CDS encoding MFS transporter, whose protein sequence is MPPRFRLSPTARGLTTLYASTLLAGMWSMIVPAVPVIAASFGISPGTAAQVITALALGRFVGMPLSGAVLDRLGTRAALFCGPAIACGAALLGALTPAFFSILVLLFLVGIGESIWVIAREVAGIDLARLEQRGRVLSGFHGVNNLGLALGPLFGGMLAGAFGFRAVFFGYAACAGCAILLGSAVATAHHPPVARPSAPFDWRPAALVRRLRGLKDLFREIDPDLRATYAVLVFATFTSFIHRVTTQSMLPLLATARLGLSPAEVGMLFTISGFSVFAMILPAGFVIDKVGRKWATVPSTGIPALAFLLIPFAGSFFQLAVLISFLGIANGLSLGSLATSTYDIVPASARGRLQAARRTIAEIGGVGAPLLGGLLADRFDPGVPFLAYAPLLVVSAAALAMVARETLRR, encoded by the coding sequence ATGCCTCCTCGATTCCGACTCAGCCCTACGGCGCGAGGACTGACCACCCTTTACGCCAGCACGCTGCTCGCCGGCATGTGGTCCATGATCGTGCCGGCGGTGCCGGTCATTGCCGCCTCGTTCGGCATCAGCCCGGGCACGGCGGCGCAGGTCATCACCGCGCTCGCGCTCGGTCGCTTCGTCGGCATGCCGCTGAGCGGAGCCGTGCTCGACCGCCTCGGCACCCGCGCGGCGCTCTTCTGCGGTCCCGCGATCGCCTGCGGCGCCGCGCTGCTGGGGGCGCTCACGCCGGCGTTCTTCTCGATCCTCGTCCTGCTGTTCCTCGTCGGCATCGGCGAGAGCATCTGGGTGATTGCGCGCGAGGTCGCGGGGATCGACCTCGCGCGCCTGGAGCAGCGCGGCCGCGTCCTCAGCGGCTTTCACGGCGTCAACAACCTCGGCCTCGCGCTCGGCCCCCTGTTCGGCGGCATGCTCGCCGGGGCCTTCGGCTTCCGCGCGGTCTTTTTCGGCTACGCGGCGTGCGCCGGGTGCGCGATCCTGCTGGGCTCGGCGGTCGCCACCGCGCACCATCCTCCGGTCGCACGGCCCTCTGCGCCGTTCGACTGGCGCCCGGCCGCTCTGGTCCGGCGGCTGCGCGGCCTGAAGGATCTGTTCCGCGAGATCGACCCGGACCTGCGCGCAACCTACGCCGTGCTGGTCTTCGCGACCTTCACGAGCTTCATCCACCGCGTCACCACGCAGAGCATGCTGCCCCTGCTCGCCACGGCGCGGCTCGGCCTTTCTCCCGCGGAGGTGGGCATGCTGTTCACGATCTCGGGCTTTTCCGTCTTCGCCATGATCCTGCCCGCGGGCTTCGTGATCGACAAGGTCGGGAGGAAGTGGGCCACGGTTCCGAGCACCGGCATCCCCGCGCTCGCCTTTCTGCTCATCCCCTTCGCCGGGAGCTTCTTCCAGCTCGCGGTCCTGATCTCGTTTCTCGGCATCGCCAACGGCCTGTCCCTGGGCTCTCTGGCGACCTCGACCTACGACATCGTCCCTGCAAGCGCGCGCGGCCGGCTCCAGGCCGCGCGGCGCACGATCGCCGAGATCGGCGGCGTGGGCGCGCCGCTCCTCGGCGGCCTGCTCGCCGACCGCTTCGATCCCGGCGTTCCGTTTCTGGCTTACGCGCCGCTGCTCGTTGTGTCGGCGGCGGCGCTGGCGATGGTCGCGCGCGAGACGTTGAGGCGCTGA
- a CDS encoding amidohydrolase family protein, with protein sequence MIRVEGEPIEVIDAHSHMGARKKLAIHQIPPIMKFMAEDMLASMDSAGVDGVVTFAIGVGEPSDYRETNRYIAEAMSRHAGRIHGFMRLNPANGPKATLEVLEEGVRLGLKGIKIHPLIENCPANDKENVYPLMEAAQHHGLVVLFHCGLGENASPRRIGEVARDFPGLPIIMGHSGLVEGVREVVEIARRCDNVHMDSSGVGWLPFFCESISWAGPERVLYGSDHPFNPMEWEIEKIVKHAQRHLKLKIEDLRLIMAGNVKRLLRLA encoded by the coding sequence ATGATTCGCGTCGAGGGAGAACCGATCGAGGTGATCGACGCCCACTCGCACATGGGAGCGAGAAAAAAGCTCGCGATCCACCAGATTCCGCCGATCATGAAGTTCATGGCGGAGGACATGCTGGCGTCGATGGACAGTGCGGGCGTCGACGGGGTCGTGACCTTCGCCATCGGCGTGGGCGAGCCGTCGGATTACCGCGAGACCAACCGGTACATCGCCGAGGCGATGAGCCGGCACGCGGGGCGCATCCACGGCTTCATGCGCCTCAACCCGGCGAACGGCCCGAAGGCCACGCTCGAGGTGCTCGAAGAGGGCGTTCGGCTCGGCCTCAAGGGGATCAAGATCCATCCGTTGATCGAGAACTGTCCGGCGAACGACAAGGAAAACGTCTATCCGCTCATGGAAGCCGCGCAGCACCACGGGCTCGTGGTTCTTTTCCACTGCGGGCTCGGGGAAAATGCGAGCCCGCGCCGGATCGGCGAGGTGGCGCGGGATTTTCCCGGGCTCCCGATCATCATGGGGCACTCGGGGCTGGTCGAAGGGGTGCGGGAGGTGGTCGAGATCGCCAGGAGATGCGACAACGTCCACATGGACAGCTCTGGGGTGGGGTGGTTGCCCTTCTTCTGCGAGTCGATCTCGTGGGCCGGGCCCGAGCGCGTGCTCTACGGCTCGGATCATCCGTTCAACCCGATGGAGTGGGAGATCGAGAAGATCGTCAAACACGCCCAGAGACACCTCAAGCTCAAGATCGAGGACCTCCGGCTGATCATGGCCGGCAACGTCAAGCGTCTTCTCAGGCTCGCCTAG
- a CDS encoding tetratricopeptide repeat protein, with protein sequence MRKTAFLPLTPLLMLFLGGAALGSSGQKPDAAEELYNAGYLLSLLGAHEQALALYDDSLAIRPTAEAYTFKGWTLGQMGQYHRAIEEAQKAIRLDPEFGNPYNDIGVYLIELGREDEALAYLEKAKTARRYCCYQYPHFNLGRVYLKKRLYEKAREEFKKALEIDPQYGPAQAGLQLLKELGIEA encoded by the coding sequence CTTTCCTGCCGCTTACCCCCCTCCTCATGCTCTTCCTGGGCGGCGCGGCGCTCGGCTCGAGCGGGCAAAAGCCGGATGCGGCCGAAGAGCTGTACAACGCCGGCTACCTGCTTTCGCTTCTCGGCGCTCACGAGCAGGCGCTCGCGCTGTACGACGACTCGCTGGCGATCCGGCCCACGGCCGAGGCGTACACGTTCAAGGGCTGGACGCTCGGCCAGATGGGGCAGTACCATCGGGCGATCGAGGAGGCGCAAAAGGCGATTCGTCTCGATCCCGAATTCGGCAACCCCTACAACGACATCGGCGTCTATCTGATCGAGCTGGGGCGGGAAGACGAGGCGCTCGCCTACCTCGAGAAGGCCAAAACCGCCCGCCGCTATTGCTGCTACCAGTACCCGCACTTCAACCTCGGCCGCGTATATCTGAAGAAGCGGCTCTACGAGAAAGCGCGCGAGGAGTTCAAGAAGGCCCTGGAGATCGACCCGCAGTACGGGCCCGCGCAGGCGGGGCTGCAGCTGCTGAAGGAGCTGGGAATCGAGGCGTAG